The genome window CACAACCGCTTCTCCCGGAAAGAAGTCCACAGGCTTCTGCGGGGCGTTCTTCCATACAGTGTCTGACCATCTCCTGCCAGATTGAATGGGAAATCAGGAATGAGCTACTGTGATGATTAGCCTTGCCAGCGCCTGCCGCAGCATCCCCCGGAAGTTCTGGGTTGCACGTAAGGCTGGACATTTTGGACTGGGCTGTTTTTTGGCAGCGGAGTCATGGGACGCGGCTGTTGAGCCATGGGTCTTGTCGTGGGTTGCTGTATGGGGCGGACTGGCATTTGCTGACGATATTGCTGATAGTAAGCGCGTAGTTGTTCGGGTGTCATGGTATTCCCTCCCTTTTGTACTGTACTATGTTTTATTCATGGAGCAGTCTCATGGGAACGGCATTCGCACATCGGCTGCACATCACCGAAACGGATTGAATGTATTTCCGTTATTCGCGTGAGGTGGCAATGGAAAGTTCGCAGGGATGGAGTTCGAAGTTTGCTGGATCGGTTTCGCAGTCTGCTGGATCGGTTTCGCAGGTAGCGCCTGCTGAGTATTGACTGGGGTTCCCTGAGGAGAATAGGAACTTGGCATCTGGCTCAGCATTTTGTTCGCTCGGGCTTCTTTATGCGTGAAATCTTTGATGGCCTGTTTGTATTTCTCCTCCTTGTCTTGCAGCTCTTTTACCAGCTGCTTGAGTCCATCCACCGTCTTTCTAAGGACCTTCTCCTGTGTTGCTACCTGCTCCAGCTCTTTTTCTTTGGCACGCATTTGCTGCTGATGCTGCTGCTCTTTTGCACTTGTTTGGCCGAGCAATTTCTGATAACGATCCTCTGCCTCCTGCGCATTCGAGAGAGCCTCAGACAGGTGCTTGATTTTTCGCTCGTATTCATCTGATTTGTGCTGCTCTTCTTCCAGTTGTTTTTGGATCGTCACCATTTTTTCGTTCCATTCGGACTGTGCTGTCAAGGCGAGCTGCAGTTCTTCATCACGTTTGTCGAGGGCGAGTTTCCACTCCTGAGCCTTGTTTTCCCACTGTGAAGCGGCTTCGAGCTGCAGAGTAATCGCTGCAAGCTGCTGGGAAGTCGTTTCGAGCTCTTGATGCAGATGCGTTTCTCGCTGTTGGGCAGCTTCAAGCTGTTCCACAGTCGAATCGAGTTGTTTGGAAGCATCCTCCAGCTCCTGGAGCAGCTGCGCTTCACGTTGCTCGGCCGCGTTGAGCTGTTCCGTAGCCGCATCGAGCTGTTGGGAAGCATCTTCCAGCTTCTGGAGCAGCTGCGCTTCACGTTGCTCGGCCGCGTTGAGCTGTTCCGTAGCTGCATCGAGCTGTTGGGAAGCAGCCTCCAGCTCCTGAAGCAGTTGCGTTTTTTGTTGCTCGGCAGCATCGAGCTGTTCCAAAGTCGCTTCAAGCTGCTGAGAAGCAGCCTCTCGCTCTTGGATGAGTTGCGTTCCGCGTTGCTCCGCCGCCTCAAGCTCTTGAGAAGCAACTTCGAGGTCTTGGAACAGCGCCGCTTCACGCTGTTGAGATGCTTCGAGCTGTTCAGCGTTCGCTTCGAGTTCTTGGGAGGCTGCTTCGAGGTCTTGGAGCAGCGCCGCTTCACGCTGTTGTGATGCTTCGAGCTGTTCCGAAATCGCTTCGAGCTCTTGGGAGGCGGCTTCGAGGTCTTGGAGCAGCGCCGCTTTACGCTGCTCGGCTGCATCGAGCAGTTCCGAAATCACTTCGAGCTGTTGGGAAGCAGCCTCCAGCTCTTGATTGAGTTGCGTTTTTTGTTGCTCGGAAGCCTCGAGCTCTTGGGAGGCGGCTTCCAGGTCTTGGAGCAGCGCCGTTTCACGCTGTTGTGATGCTTCGAGCTGTTCCGAAATCGCATCGAGCTGTCGGGAAGCAGCCTCCAGCTGGTGGATGAGTTGCGTTTCACGTTGCACCGCCGCCTCGAGCTGCTCGGAAATCACCTCTGACTGCTGGGAGGCAGCTTCGAGGTCTTGGAGCAGCTCACTCTCACGCTGTTGAGCAGCTTCGATTTGTTTAGAAGCAGTCTCGAGCTCCTGAAGCAGCTTGGCTTCACGGTTATGAGCGGCTTCTAGCTCAAGCGACACTGCTTTCAGGTTGATTTCTTGTTGTTCCTTCCAGTCCGTCTGAGAGGAGCGGGCCTCTTGAAGTTCCTCTTCCCGTTGATCGTAAGCGAGCTTCCACTCCAAAGCTTGCTGTTTCCAAGACAAACCGGCTTCCTCTAATTCGGAAAGCTCTTGAAGCAGCTGTGCATCTCGCTGGCCAGCAGCCGAAATCTGGTGTTGAGCTGCTTCGAACTTGCTCTTCCAATGATTCTCCTGTTCTTGTAGCTCGTTGATCATGATCTCTTGATCCGCTACCAGCTGGATGAGTGCTGATTCTCGTATCGTGGCGTTCTCTAGTTTCCCATGAGCTTCATCGAGCTGTTCATGAATCGCTTCAGCAGCGGGGGCGTTCTGTTCCAGCTGTCTCTGCAAGGAATGGATGATGTCCTGCCACTCAGCTTCTTTTTGCTCGTATTGCTCCAATCTGTGACGAAGGGTTTCTAGGCCTTGGTGGAGAACCGTTTCTTGCTCCTGATAACGAGTGATGACGTTATCCTTTTGTTTGTTGGCGAGCTCAATTTCGGCAGCCTGCTTCTCGTAGGCGGCAAGCTTAGCTTCCAGCTGCGTCGTCAGATTCTGATACCTTGCTTCCAGGGCCGAGAGTTGAGCCAGATGCTCTTCGTTTTGCGCCTGAAGGGCTTCTTCGTCCATTTTTGGCGTGTCCCTGGCTTCAAGCAGTTCTGCTTTGAGCTCCTCGGTAGCCTGCTTCCATCTGACTTCCCGCTCCTTGTAGGTAGCGATCGTTTTATCTCGCTGTTCCAACAGGTTTTGATGCTTTTCTACCTTATCTTTAAGCTGTTCCAGCTGGCTTTCCGTCCGGGACAGTTTTTGCTTCCATTCCTGCTCATTCACTTGCAAGGTCAGGATGGCATCGTCGTATCGATCGGCAAGCTCTTGGTGGGCTTGCTCTCTTTCCAGCAAGGCTTGCAGCTGCTCTTGCAGCTGAGCAATTTCCAAACTGTACTGGTTTGCTTTGGCTTCATAGTAGTACGCTTGTTTTTTCAACAACAGCAGTTTTTCATTTCCGCTTTTCCCTTTGCGGGTACTGCTCGCGACACTGCTGCCAGTGCTGGAGGTCCTTTTTTTGAGCACGTGTTGTCCTCCTTTTTTCATATAGGTATCCACTATAGACATATGTAACGGATCGGGATTGGTGCCTGTATGGCTCGAGGGTACTGCGCAGAGAGGAAAAGAAAAAGAAAAGACGGGAGAAGCCATGGCCTTCTCCCGCCAGAACGCATTTTGTCATGCTGATTTTGGAAATGGAATTAAGGAGTGGTGATGACGATATCTCCGAAGGTGACGCAATCGGCAACCAGAAGTTGTTCGTCCGGAACGACTGTGACCGTTGCGGAGAACACGAGAACGCCGGAGGCATCGGTCAGGGTCAGGATGATGACGTCTGGCAGTCCGAGAGCTGTTTCGGCTACTGTCAGCGAATACGTCAGTGTATCTTGAACGCCAGTGGAGGTGAACGTTCTGACACCTGTACCCGATACGGTGAGCCCTGTCAGGATCGCGATACCTGGCAGGACGGTGATGCACGTAGGCGAGCTGATGGACGTCGGCGAGAAGCTGAAACTTTGATCGCCAGGGAGTACATCAGGCAGAATATTATCAAAGAAGTTAAAGGTAAACGAGCTGCTGGACGGATCGCAAACAGGGCAGATATCTGCGATGAGCTGGATGGTTCCGACTGCGAGAGTAAGAGGAATACCGATGGATACGGAGATGTTTGGTACCAGAGCGTTCACGGATGCCTGGCAATCGCAGTTCGCTACAGGGAAGATCGGCGGGCATTGTGGCGGGAATACGAACGGCGGGCAACGGAAGGAAGGGGTTGGAGATGGAACAGGAATGCTGTTTGGACGAGGAGAGCAGAACTTGGCGAGAACTTCCAGTTTCACTTCCATTTCTACCTGGATCTCTACGCACACGATGACGTCGAGTTGGACCATGCCGCCCAGGAGGACATTTCCGGTTGGGTTGCACTCGATCGCGCTGATGCGGCAAACGATGTTGTTCTCGTCGAGTGGTTCAGGCAGGCACAACACAACTTCCTGGTCGAACTGAACGGTTGTCGTAAAATCGCACAGAGGAGTACTGTCCGCAAAAATACGAACAAGTACGTCTGCACCGAAAATGAATCGAACGACACCTACGCGAACGGTGGTTCCACTGACGACGATATTTTCGCGGCGAATGTTGACGATGTTGCAGCTAGGACCGGGCGATACCGGCTCAACGCAGGAAATGGTGATGTCTTGACCTGCACGAATGGCTGCGTCTACCAGAGCTCGACAATCGTCGGGAATGGCAACCTTGTTACGGTAGCTATTGGCGAGAACGACCCAGTCATACACCTTGTTGACGCGAATGCACTCTGGCTGCAGGTTGTTGGAAATCGGAGGAGTGGCGGTGGGCGTCGGTGTAGGGAGCTGGCGACCCTTGATGGGCTTCACTTGATTCACCGTATGAATCCTTCCTTTCCTAGGGGATTTGCTTTGCAGTTACATACTATGTGGGCAATAGGAAATTTGCTTGTCATCAAATGCCTATTTTTAGGTGATTCCCATGCTAAAACGGAATGTGGAACCGCTGGAAGAACCAGCTGTCGTCGAATTTTCTCTGGGCGAGGTAACGAATGCGCTGAGCGGCTGCTCCATGAGTCAACACGTCGTCATCGATCTCGGAGGCTTTCGCGTAGACGATGAGTTTTTTCGTAGCTGCAATCCGTGACTCGCTGAAATGACTGTAGGCCATTCTCAGCATATTGTAATAAACGTGCTCGTGTACGACGGTGTAGGGATGCGATTGTCGAAACAGATGCAAGATTTTTACGGATGGCTGTACCATGCAGGTGTAGCCAAAGAGCCACATCTTGATGGAAAACTCGATATCCTCAAATCCCCAGACACGAAAGCCCCGATCAAATCCCCCTACTTTTTGGAACACTTCCTTGGACACGAGAAAGCAGCCGCCTGGCAAGATAGCCACGGGCGAAGGCTTGTGAGGATTCGGATTCCATTTGACTCCGAGCCGCTGATCAAGGCTCTGTCCGTACCCGATCTTGTGGGGTTCAGTCATGGAGGCGATGCCTGGAGCCACCCCATCGGCTTTTTTCGTCAGGATCAGCTCCATCATGCGGTCAATCCAAAAGTTTTCGAAAGTCAAATGAGCATCGCAAAAAATGAAGTACGAGCCTCTTGCTTTATCCGCGCCGAGATTCCGTGCCGCTGCTGCGCCGATTCCCTCCGTTGTCACGAGTGTGATTTGCGGAGAATGCGGCGGCTGGGTCAGGAAATGACAGCAGTGATCAGTAGAGGCATCATCGACCACGATGACTTCATAGGCAACATTGGTTCTGCTATTGAAAAGGGAAGTTATCGTGGAGCGCACGTTGTCTCCCTCATTTTTCACCGGAATGATGATGGAGACTAGCGGTGTTTGTTGGACAGACATAGTACCACTCCTTTCTCCTTGCCATGGTATGCCGTAGGCGAAACGGTGGAACGCCAAGAACCCAAATTGGCATATCCAGCCTTTCACTCTTGCACATGGGCATTCATACAATGTGGCTGATACCGTAAGTGCCGTGAAGGAGTGACTGGGATGGAAGTCGAGGTATACTACGGTGGGCAACGTGGCGGAAGTATGCCGTACACTGCTCTGCCTGCCTTTCGTTTATTTTGCAAGCAAAATGGATTTCAGCTGAAATGGGATCCCAAAAACAAGCGGGTCGATCTGGACTCGGGCTTAAAGGGGAAAGTGTGTGTCCTTTACGCAGGAACTGCGGCAGGCGAGCAGCACCCCTATGAAAGAGAAATCGTGGAGAAGGTGCAGCGGTTTGTGTCCGAGTATGGGATGGAGATCATCGTGGGACGAAAAAACGATACCGCGGCCAACCAATCCGATGTAGCGATTCGGATCAGTATGAAAGAGATGCGCTCGCTCGAAAAAGCGAAAATCGTCTTATTCCAGCCGGAAGACAGCCGAGACCTGACCAAGTCATTGCATTCAGAATTGAAGCAGACAGGAATGACGTGTCTCATTAAAGGAAGCAAAGCGACAAAGTCAGGGGCATCGATCGTCCACCTGCAAGTACAAATTCCACAGTTTACGGAGATCTACAAGCGTAAGACCTATGGAGAGAAGATTGCCTTTTACCTCGCTTCGGGCATCTTGAATTACTTTCAGGAAGATCTCCGAATTCAGCCATTTGCCTATTTGCCGCCGAATCTGCTGAAGGTTTTCTTCGACAGTGTCTTGCTGGGACAATCGCTCACTTCTGCTCTTGGCACCAAAAACGGTCAAGAGGATCCGCGTGAGATTCTGCCAGCCGATTCATACACGAATGACATTCAGGTGCAAGAACAAGAGCTTTTGGATGCCGAGGAGTTCACTGGAGTTCTAAGGCTGGAGGAACAAACAGAGCTGGAGGAGTTAGGAGAAGAACAACTGGAGCTATCGATCCATGGTAGCCAGCCAGTCGCTGTGGATGAGGAACAGGAGACGGCGGCAAGCAGAACGCTTGATTCTCTCTTGGAGATGGACGCTGAGTGGTTCGAAGAGCAAGAAGCAGCAGAGGCCTTAGCGGATTCCGAGCCCGTCGCAGCAGAAGAGTCGTCCGAGGCTTTGGAGCCAGTGGCAGCAGAAGAGTCGCCCGAGGCTTTGGAGCCAGTCGCAGCGGAAGAGTCGTCCGAGGCTTTGGAGCCAGTGGCAGCGGAAGAGTCGTCCGAGGCTTTGGAGCCAGTCGCAGTGGAAGAGTCGCCGGAGGTTTTGGAGCCCGTCGCAGCGGAAGAGTCGTCCGAGGCTTTGGAGCCAGTGGCAGCAGAAGAATCTTCCGAGGCATTGGAGCCAGTCGCAGCAGCTGTAATGTCGCCGGAAGCTTTGGAGCCGATTGTCGCTGCAGAACCAGCCATAGCGACTGAGTCGACCTTAGCTCCCGAACCAGTCGCATCTCCCGAACCAGTCGCATCTCCCGAACCAGCCATAGCTCCCGAACCAGCCATAGCATCAGAGCCCGCCGAATTTACAGCAGCATCCGCACCGCATGCCGTGCACGCCGTTCAGGTAGAAAAAAGAATGGAAGCCGAAGTGTTTTTTGACTATACGCTGATCCACTCGGATACACCTGAGAGACCTTTCCTGCTGATCGGGACGCTGCAAGTCAAAAATACGGGAACGGAAGACCTGTACAATCCAATCGTTTGCTTGCGGGTCACGCCGCCTGACTCCATCAAAATGGGGGGGCAGATTCTCCCGCCAAAGCTCATCGAGACGTTGGCTCTTCAGGACTCGGGAGGGATGAAGGGATGGAGGTATTTGAATGACGATTGGTTCATCCATGCCCAGGAGCGCGGCGAGTATTGGATCGCGCCGATACAGCCGGTCTTGATTGCGCCGAATTCGACGGAAGCCTTTCAAAACTTCCAGATTTCCTTTTTGAAGCAGGCCGCCGGGAAGGCAGTCATGGTCGAAGGAGTCGTGCTTTGCAACGATCAGGAGGTGCACTTTTCGTCAAATAACCGGATTGCGATTTCCTTTTAAGCAAAAAACCCACCATTTCGAAAGGAAATGATGGGCTGATCTTCGCATATTATTTTTTCAGGAACATTTGTACAAACGTTTTCCCGTACGGTCCGCCATGGACGACAGCGATACCGACATAGTCATAAGAGGCGCTCATGATGTTGGCCTTGTGTCCCGAAGAATTCATAAACATCTGATGGGCGCCGCTAACGGAAGGGTTCTGCGCGATGTTTTCGGCAGCAGCCAAATAGTTGATGCCAAAGCTTTCCATCATTTGAAATGGCGAACCGTACGTAGGGGACGTGTGGCTGAAATAACCTTTATCCACCATCTCCTGCGCTTTCACACGAGCCGCCTTCGTCAGCTGCATGTCTACCTGATAAGGAGCCAGTCCTTTACTGGTGCGTTCCTTGTTGACGAGCTGCACCATCTCTTTTTCATCTGCTGTCAGTTCAGATGGCAATGGAACCTCTGCACTTGGGGGTTGGACCGATCCAGAGTTTTGACCCCCATTGTTTTGCGATGGAGGAGTGGATGGCTTGGACGGAGTTGTGCCTGAGTTCGATTGATCTTTATTGTTTTTGTACTGTTCTGATATCGTACTGTATGTCTTGCTGTCGGCTTCCCCAGTCAACGTTTGCTTATTGCGGGATTGGAACAGCATCACGGCAAATCGGGTGGATTCATCGTACGATCCGGTAGAAGTCACCTTATAGCCGAGAGCAGCGAGCATTTTTTGCAATTCCTTGACACGTTCGCCAGTGGAGCCGAGCTTCAGTGTGGCTGTTTGGGTTTGATCACTTGGCTTGGGGGAGGTGTCAGGTTTGGTTACAGGCTTTTTGGAAGCATCGTAGACCTGCTTCAGCTTGTTGTACGTAGCGAGATTCACCACGCCCGTTTGCTTCAGCTTGTACTTTTTCTGGAATTTTTTTACGTTGGAGGCGGTATAGCTGTTATACAGCTTGTCCACTTTCAGCTTGTAGTCAAATTTCAATGCATCGAGCATTTTTTCTACTTCCAACACCCGTGTATTGTTCATGCCCTTTTTCAGAGGAGTAAATGCAGTCGTTGCGGCATATGCTGATTGTCCGATCATGGTGAAAGTGACGGACAGGGAAAGGATTGCTGCAATCTTCGTAACATTGCGATTCATGACATCACGCCTTTCACTGGTTTGTCGTGACCAATGGTAGCAAAGGATGGCGGCGAATGGAAAGGGATAAATATTGGAAAGGGATGGAGAGCAGATGTTTGACCTCACATGGATTGACTTGACCATACTGGTGCTGGCTTGCTTCCGTCTCACCCATTTGATCGTGTTTGACGAAATTACAGCCTTCCTGCGCGATCCCTTTATTTCGGTGACGTATGAGACAGATGCATCCGGGCAGCTAGTGCGTCAAGTTGATTTTAAAGGAGGAGCAATTCGCAGCTGGATCGGCAGGCTGCTCAGTTGTTATTGGTGCGTGGGTATATGGGTGGCATTGGCCATCGTCCTCTTGTATTTGTATGTACCGGCCGCGTATCCGATCATCCTTTTGCTCGCGATCGCAGGAGCAGCGGCCGTCATCGAAACCAGACTGTACATGGGCTGACGATCAATTGCGAAAGGCTCGATAAACGATAGCTTCTTCGTGACTGAGGGGCAGCACGTCTTCGGCCATATAGCCGCCAACACGCATGTTATCGATTTGGGGCAAGGCAGGCGTGTTCGTACTGGTGGAAGAAATATCGATTCGGTGCGTCAAGCTACGGGGATCGAGCGGGATTTCCAGGGCAAAGAGGGCTTTTGAGACGGTAAACGACTTCGCCATCATCCCGTTCACCAGCGCGGTGAGCGTAAACGCCTTTGGCAACTGCATGGGGACACCGGGAATCTTGCCTTTCACCAGCAGGAATTGTGCCGGAGCGGCAGGATCCGACTCCATGGTAATTCGCAGGATAGGGGGAGCCCAAAGATCCCTGTACCGATTCATTCCGGTGATGCGGGATGAGTTGGAACGGAGAGTCTTGAGCTGCCTCAGCAAATCGATGACACCCATGCCTCGGTATTGCGGGAGGTAGGACACCCAGCCTGGGGGAATCGAAGAGTAATTCTTTGCGAGAGATTTCAGCACTTCGGGTACTCCGACCGAGTGCCACTGCGTAGCCGATTTGCAGGCGCCGTGGATGCGGGCACTCGCCAAGAACTCTGCGACAAATCCGATTGGGTACGCCTTGGAGATTCGCATCCATAGTTCATAGTCCATGCAAAACTGGAGTCTTTCATCGACGCCTCCCATTTGGCGAAACACATGCGTGCGGATGAAGGCGGTTGGCTGGCAGATCACGCAGGATTGATACAAGGATCTTGCATCGGCTTTTTCAGACGGGTAAGCACTGTAGGCTGTACCGGACTCATCGATAACCTGACCGCGGCCGTGAAGCATGCCCCAGGCAGGATGCTGCTGGAAGGCATGGACAGCTTTGCGAATGGCCCCAGGCAAATACGTATCGTCCGAGTTGAGCCAGCCGATGATTTCCCCCCTCGCCATGGAAAGCCCTTTGTTGATGGCATGAGACTGCCCGTTATCTGGTTCCGATATAAAACGAAAACGTGGGTCTCGCTGCGCATACTCTTGTAAAATAGAAAGGGTCTGATCAGTGGACCCCCCGTCTACGACAATGTGTTCGAGATGGGGATAGTCTTGGCTCAAGATGCTATCTATCGTTTCGCGGATGAACTTTCCTTGATTGTAGGAGGGCGTAATTACGCTCACTAAAGGCAGCGGTGAAAGAGACAACGGAAACACTCCCTTACGTGAAGTCAACACGAGCATAAACGTGCTACCTACAGATTATGTACAAGGGCTCCATTCTGCATCGGGGTGGTCGCCCGATTTTCCAGCAACGATCCAGAGGAAAGGGAAAAGAGAAAGGTGCACAGGCAGTCGAAAGCTGTGTGCACCTTTTTCGTATGTCCGGCTATAAATAATCCGGAACCAATCCTGGGTTGCGGTAAATTCTCAGCAGCTCCGCATAGGCCTCCGGATCCATTTCACTAGCTGGAATGGCTCGTGCCACCAGGCTGATCCGTCCACCTTCATAGCCGCCAAGCGATCCGGACGGAATGGTGCGGATCGATTCGGGGATGGGCTCAAACATGGTGCCGCTCAGCATTTCCATCAGGCAAGGAACGGTCGGCAGCCACCAGGTGGTGATGTCCGGATAAAGTCGATTCTGTTTGCCGGGGGGGCCGTTGTACACCATCATGGACTGGTTCATGTCCAAAATGCAGGCGGTCTCCAGCAGCAAATGCCCGCCTGTTTTCAAGACGCTCCTGCTTTGGGACAAGGTCCACATCGGATCGCGCAGGTGGTACAGCAGCCCGAGATGCTGAACGATGTCAAACTTGTTGTTGTAAATCTGATGGGGAAAAGGCAAGGGTACGGTGATGTCGTCCATCAGGAGGACCTGCAGCCCTTCCCAGAGCTTGTAGGGAGTGATGTTGTAAAAAGGCACGACCTTGCTCTGCAAAATGTTTTTGCAGAATTCGAAATTCGAATAAAGCAGATGCAGGCAATCCGTCG of Brevibacillus choshinensis contains these proteins:
- a CDS encoding glycosyltransferase family 2 protein gives rise to the protein MSVQQTPLVSIIIPVKNEGDNVRSTITSLFNSRTNVAYEVIVVDDASTDHCCHFLTQPPHSPQITLVTTEGIGAAAARNLGADKARGSYFIFCDAHLTFENFWIDRMMELILTKKADGVAPGIASMTEPHKIGYGQSLDQRLGVKWNPNPHKPSPVAILPGGCFLVSKEVFQKVGGFDRGFRVWGFEDIEFSIKMWLFGYTCMVQPSVKILHLFRQSHPYTVVHEHVYYNMLRMAYSHFSESRIAATKKLIVYAKASEIDDDVLTHGAAAQRIRYLAQRKFDDSWFFQRFHIPF
- a CDS encoding peptidoglycan-binding protein → MNRNVTKIAAILSLSVTFTMIGQSAYAATTAFTPLKKGMNNTRVLEVEKMLDALKFDYKLKVDKLYNSYTASNVKKFQKKYKLKQTGVVNLATYNKLKQVYDASKKPVTKPDTSPKPSDQTQTATLKLGSTGERVKELQKMLAALGYKVTSTGSYDESTRFAVMLFQSRNKQTLTGEADSKTYSTISEQYKNNKDQSNSGTTPSKPSTPPSQNNGGQNSGSVQPPSAEVPLPSELTADEKEMVQLVNKERTSKGLAPYQVDMQLTKAARVKAQEMVDKGYFSHTSPTYGSPFQMMESFGINYLAAAENIAQNPSVSGAHQMFMNSSGHKANIMSASYDYVGIAVVHGGPYGKTFVQMFLKK
- a CDS encoding DUF1360 domain-containing protein, translating into MFDLTWIDLTILVLACFRLTHLIVFDEITAFLRDPFISVTYETDASGQLVRQVDFKGGAIRSWIGRLLSCYWCVGIWVALAIVLLYLYVPAAYPIILLLAIAGAAAVIETRLYMG
- a CDS encoding glycosyltransferase family 2 protein, which gives rise to MFPLSLSPLPLVSVITPSYNQGKFIRETIDSILSQDYPHLEHIVVDGGSTDQTLSILQEYAQRDPRFRFISEPDNGQSHAINKGLSMARGEIIGWLNSDDTYLPGAIRKAVHAFQQHPAWGMLHGRGQVIDESGTAYSAYPSEKADARSLYQSCVICQPTAFIRTHVFRQMGGVDERLQFCMDYELWMRISKAYPIGFVAEFLASARIHGACKSATQWHSVGVPEVLKSLAKNYSSIPPGWVSYLPQYRGMGVIDLLRQLKTLRSNSSRITGMNRYRDLWAPPILRITMESDPAAPAQFLLVKGKIPGVPMQLPKAFTLTALVNGMMAKSFTVSKALFALEIPLDPRSLTHRIDISSTSTNTPALPQIDNMRVGGYMAEDVLPLSHEEAIVYRAFRN
- a CDS encoding DUF1698 domain-containing protein; the encoded protein is MGRYWTNEEILQEIKKRAWYHKIQLRPGIVTPGIEQLSDLWNMTRQSRGHLSYAGKRVLDLASFDGMWSFEAERLGASLVVATDCLHLLYSNFEFCKNILQSKVVPFYNITPYKLWEGLQVLLMDDITVPLPFPHQIYNNKFDIVQHLGLLYHLRDPMWTLSQSRSVLKTGGHLLLETACILDMNQSMMVYNGPPGKQNRLYPDITTWWLPTVPCLMEMLSGTMFEPIPESIRTIPSGSLGGYEGGRISLVARAIPASEMDPEAYAELLRIYRNPGLVPDYL